The following are from one region of the Ignavibacteriota bacterium genome:
- the rsfS gene encoding ribosome silencing factor: MNSTELANHIAEIIFTKKGFNVLKVDLRNLVTFTDYFVICSADSDVQVKAIADQVDKALSDEGIRCWHREGLKALSWVLLDYVDVVVHIFKKDARDFYNLEKLWGDAPSEMMKDTAEKKVVSAKR, encoded by the coding sequence TTGAACTCAACAGAATTAGCTAATCACATCGCAGAAATTATTTTTACAAAGAAAGGCTTTAATGTTCTAAAAGTTGATTTAAGGAATCTTGTTACTTTTACAGATTACTTTGTGATTTGTTCTGCTGATTCAGATGTTCAGGTTAAAGCTATCGCTGATCAGGTAGATAAAGCACTCTCCGATGAAGGAATCAGATGCTGGCATAGAGAAGGACTTAAAGCGCTTAGCTGGGTATTACTGGATTATGTGGATGTAGTCGTTCATATTTTCAAAAAAGATGCACGGGATTTCTACAATCTCGAAAAACTTTGGGGAGATGCACCCTCTGAGATGATGAAGGACACAGCTGAAAAGAAAGTTGTATCAGCAAAGCGTTGA
- a CDS encoding arginine--tRNA ligase, which translates to MKKYLNKIFTDAVQRLPYLSDLELSFDIPKIEAHGDLSSNAAMILSKKLKKNPMDIAAEILSNLSIDVQVIKNVEIAKPGFINFHFTPSFVSNIIKEINNTGDDYGKSKKYSGKKANVEFVSANPTGPLTVGHGRGAVIGDTVANLLEWIGYEVDREYYFNNAGRQMRVLGDSVRIRYLNLVGQQTDFPEDYYQGEYIIDIAKKLKDKFGNMLIDESPEGKFKEAAESEIFNDIKKTLLNIDIHHKIFFNEKSLYDDGKIANLLQKFDELNLSYEKDGATWLKLSLLTGGEDKVIVKNTGEPTYRLPDIAYHLVKYKRGYDLMVDVFGSDHNATYPDVMAGVKSLGYDVTKTKVLIHQFVTILKDREVVKMSTRKANYITLDELTEEVGKDVVRYFFNMRSISSHMNFDIDLAKKQSDENPVFYLQYAHARICSIIRTVESENIKSSMDNLNLLVEEEEQALLKKLHKFEEEVLYSAENCEPQRICAYLEELASAFHKFYTFRRILGSEKKIAEARLALAVAAKTIIKNGLIILRVSAPERM; encoded by the coding sequence TTGAAAAAATATTTAAATAAAATTTTCACTGATGCTGTACAACGGCTTCCATACCTGTCAGATCTGGAACTATCATTTGATATTCCCAAAATAGAAGCACACGGAGATTTATCATCAAATGCAGCGATGATTCTATCAAAAAAATTAAAGAAAAATCCCATGGATATTGCTGCCGAGATTTTGTCAAACTTATCTATCGATGTGCAAGTAATAAAAAATGTGGAAATTGCCAAACCTGGATTTATCAATTTTCATTTTACTCCTTCCTTTGTTTCAAATATTATTAAGGAAATTAATAATACCGGTGATGATTATGGCAAATCAAAAAAATATTCAGGTAAGAAAGCAAATGTGGAGTTTGTTTCTGCTAATCCAACAGGACCTTTAACAGTAGGACACGGAAGAGGTGCAGTTATTGGTGATACAGTCGCAAATCTTCTTGAATGGATAGGTTATGAAGTTGACAGAGAATATTATTTCAATAATGCCGGAAGACAGATGCGTGTTCTTGGTGACTCAGTCAGGATAAGATATCTGAATCTTGTTGGTCAGCAAACAGATTTCCCTGAAGATTATTATCAAGGTGAATACATTATTGATATTGCCAAGAAACTCAAAGATAAATTTGGCAATATGCTTATTGATGAATCGCCGGAAGGTAAATTTAAAGAGGCAGCCGAGTCAGAAATTTTTAATGATATTAAGAAAACTTTATTAAATATTGATATACATCATAAAATATTCTTCAACGAAAAATCACTTTACGATGACGGAAAAATTGCAAACCTTCTGCAAAAATTTGATGAATTGAATCTTTCTTATGAAAAAGATGGAGCAACTTGGTTAAAACTTTCTCTGCTGACTGGTGGTGAAGATAAAGTCATAGTAAAAAATACAGGCGAGCCAACTTATCGTCTTCCTGATATTGCTTACCACCTTGTAAAGTATAAACGTGGTTATGATTTGATGGTTGATGTGTTTGGGTCAGATCACAATGCAACTTATCCTGATGTTATGGCTGGGGTAAAATCTTTAGGCTATGATGTAACTAAGACGAAAGTTTTGATTCATCAATTTGTTACGATACTTAAAGATAGAGAAGTTGTGAAGATGTCAACAAGAAAAGCAAACTACATCACACTTGATGAACTAACAGAAGAAGTAGGCAAAGATGTTGTGAGATATTTTTTTAATATGAGAAGCATTTCTTCTCATATGAACTTTGACATTGATCTGGCAAAGAAACAGAGCGATGAAAATCCTGTTTTCTATCTTCAATATGCACACGCACGAATTTGTTCAATAATACGGACGGTTGAATCAGAAAACATAAAATCATCTATGGATAATTTGAATTTACTCGTTGAAGAAGAGGAACAAGCGCTGCTCAAAAAGCTTCACAAGTTTGAAGAAGAAGTTCTATATAGTGCTGAAAATTGTGAACCACAGAGAATCTGCGCGTATCTTGAAGAACTTGCTTCTGCGTTTCATAAGTTTTATACATTCAGGAGAATTTTGGGAAGTGAAAAAAAAATAGCCGAAGCCCGCCTTGCTCTGGCAGTTGCAGCTAAAACAATAATTAAAAACGGATTGATTATTCTTAGAGTATCTGCACCGGAAAGAATGTAG
- a CDS encoding urea transporter gives MKDQSLIKLNTLNEFLENRVPLINIILMGLGQVMLQANAITGLLFLIGIFYNSWLLGIAALAGTIVSTVTAWALKYSNEDIKNGLYGFNGALVGIALLFFFEMNAFTLLALIIGAAASTILMSILKKFIPAFTSPFVIVTWVIISLLLFIFDQKLLSGSSASSADLNIFYALFNGFGQVMFQENIITGAIFLFAILVNSRRDAFYSLYASLLGVPIGWLFSIPFSTLNSGLMGYNGILCAIALAGSKRSDFVWISFTIFLSVVIQISLAAQGIITLTAPFVFSTWIVLIIKRIK, from the coding sequence TTGAAAGACCAGTCCTTGATAAAACTAAACACGCTCAATGAATTTTTAGAAAACAGAGTTCCACTCATTAATATTATTCTGATGGGCTTGGGACAAGTAATGCTGCAAGCGAATGCAATTACAGGATTATTATTTTTAATTGGAATCTTTTATAACTCCTGGCTTTTAGGGATTGCTGCTTTAGCTGGAACAATAGTAAGTACTGTAACAGCCTGGGCTTTAAAGTATTCTAATGAGGACATAAAAAACGGACTATATGGTTTTAATGGAGCTTTGGTTGGAATTGCTTTATTATTCTTTTTTGAAATGAATGCATTTACTTTATTAGCATTAATTATCGGTGCCGCAGCTTCAACCATCCTAATGAGCATACTCAAAAAATTTATTCCTGCCTTTACTTCACCGTTTGTTATTGTAACCTGGGTGATTATCAGTTTATTACTTTTTATCTTTGATCAGAAGTTACTGTCAGGTTCATCAGCCTCATCAGCAGATTTAAATATTTTCTATGCGTTGTTCAATGGTTTTGGTCAGGTAATGTTTCAGGAGAATATTATTACTGGCGCAATATTTCTATTTGCCATTTTAGTAAATTCACGTCGTGACGCCTTCTATTCGTTGTATGCTTCTTTATTAGGAGTTCCAATCGGTTGGTTATTCTCAATACCTTTTTCCACTTTGAATTCCGGGCTGATGGGTTATAATGGTATTCTTTGCGCAATTGCATTAGCCGGATCAAAACGAAGTGATTTTGTATGGATTTCTTTTACTATTTTTTTATCTGTTGTAATTCAAATCAGTTTAGCAGCTCAAGGAATAATTACATTAACTGCTCCATTTGTTTTCTCAACCTGGATTGTTTTAATTATTAAGAGAATAAAGTAG
- a CDS encoding tyrosine phenol-lyase: MNTDYYPAEPYRIKTVETLKMNTRTEREKLINDAGYNTFLLNSEDVYIDLLTDSGTNAMSDRQWSGMMLGDEAYAGSKNFFHLKETVNEIFGFDHIIPTHQGRGAENILSQIAIKPGQYVPGNMYFTTTRYHQERNGGNFIDIIIDEAHDATLNVPFKGNVDLNKLQRLINEKGAENIAYVCLAITVNLAGGQPVSMKNMREVRELTNKYGIKVFYDATRCVENAYFIKEQEEGFANKSIQEIVFETFSYADGCTMSGKKDCLVNIGGFLCVNDEQLFNDAKELVVVYEGMPSYGGLTGRDMEAMAIGLREAMQFEYIEHRIKQVRYLGNLLLEAGVPIIEPIGGHAIFLDARRFCSHLSQDQFPAQSLAATLYLYSGVRSMERGIVSAGRNKITGENHKPKLETVRLTIPRRVYSYRQMDYVANAVKHLYSERDQIKGLKFVYEPKQLRFFTARFTEI, from the coding sequence ATGAACACTGATTACTACCCCGCCGAACCCTATCGTATAAAAACTGTAGAAACTTTAAAAATGAATACGAGAACCGAGAGAGAAAAATTAATTAATGACGCCGGTTACAATACTTTTTTACTTAACTCCGAAGATGTGTACATTGATTTGCTGACAGACAGCGGTACTAATGCAATGAGCGATCGTCAATGGTCAGGTATGATGCTGGGCGACGAGGCATATGCAGGCAGTAAAAACTTTTTCCACTTAAAAGAGACAGTGAATGAAATTTTCGGATTCGATCATATTATTCCCACTCATCAGGGAAGAGGTGCTGAAAATATTCTTTCTCAAATAGCTATAAAACCTGGACAGTATGTTCCAGGGAACATGTATTTTACAACCACCCGATACCATCAGGAACGTAATGGCGGTAATTTCATTGATATCATTATTGATGAAGCACATGATGCAACGCTCAATGTTCCTTTCAAAGGTAATGTTGATCTGAACAAACTGCAAAGACTGATTAATGAAAAGGGAGCGGAAAACATTGCATACGTTTGCCTGGCAATAACCGTAAACTTAGCCGGTGGTCAGCCTGTCTCGATGAAAAATATGCGTGAAGTTCGTGAGCTTACAAATAAATATGGTATAAAAGTATTTTACGATGCTACTCGCTGTGTAGAGAATGCATACTTTATTAAAGAGCAGGAAGAGGGTTTTGCCAATAAAAGCATACAGGAAATTGTCTTTGAAACATTCAGCTATGCAGATGGATGCACAATGAGCGGAAAGAAAGACTGCCTGGTAAACATTGGTGGATTTTTATGTGTAAACGATGAACAACTTTTTAATGATGCTAAAGAATTAGTAGTGGTTTATGAAGGTATGCCTTCTTATGGCGGATTGACAGGACGGGATATGGAAGCCATGGCAATCGGTTTGCGTGAAGCGATGCAGTTTGAATATATTGAACATCGCATAAAACAAGTCCGATATCTCGGCAACCTGTTGCTCGAAGCTGGAGTTCCGATTATTGAACCGATTGGCGGGCATGCTATATTTTTAGATGCACGTCGTTTTTGTTCTCATCTTTCACAGGATCAGTTTCCGGCACAAAGTCTTGCTGCTACACTTTATCTATACTCAGGTGTACGCAGCATGGAAAGAGGTATTGTATCAGCAGGACGTAACAAAATAACAGGTGAAAATCACAAACCGAAACTCGAAACAGTGCGGTTAACCATTCCAAGACGTGTTTATTCTTATCGGCAGATGGATTATGTTGCGAATGCCGTTAAACATTTGTACAGTGAGAGGGATCAAATTAAAGGATTGAAATTTGTTTATGAACCGAAACAATTGCGATTCTTTACTGCAAGGTTCACTGAGATATAA
- a CDS encoding SDR family NAD(P)-dependent oxidoreductase, which produces MDIDSKVAIVTGASRGLGAAFSKALIDEHALFVYGIARHTADLFSLQKDLGSRFIPVQLDICHQDEVKMWIANTFSDKLLPDILINNAGIGYFRRIDEMSTEEWSAMINTNLNGLYYITSEIVKLMLKKKDSSHIINIGSILGTTARSEATAYCATKYGVNGFSEALFKELRGDNIKVTCINPGSVETDFFKNSGTEAHNNILQPKDIANTLIHVLKTPDNMLINELTIRPLNPKAPVPVK; this is translated from the coding sequence TTGGATATTGATTCAAAAGTAGCAATTGTTACTGGAGCGAGCAGAGGTTTAGGTGCTGCATTTTCTAAAGCGCTGATTGATGAACATGCGTTGTTCGTTTATGGTATAGCACGACATACCGCAGATTTATTTTCTTTGCAAAAAGATTTGGGAAGCCGTTTTATTCCTGTTCAATTGGATATATGTCATCAGGATGAAGTTAAGATGTGGATAGCAAATACTTTTTCGGATAAATTGCTGCCCGATATTTTAATTAATAATGCAGGAATAGGATATTTCAGACGAATTGATGAAATGTCCACAGAAGAATGGTCTGCAATGATAAACACAAATCTGAATGGTTTGTATTATATCACTTCTGAGATTGTGAAATTAATGCTAAAGAAAAAGGATAGCTCACATATTATAAATATTGGATCGATTTTAGGAACAACTGCCAGGTCTGAAGCTACAGCTTATTGTGCAACTAAGTATGGTGTTAACGGTTTCAGTGAAGCACTTTTCAAAGAATTGCGAGGCGATAATATCAAAGTAACCTGTATAAATCCAGGTTCTGTTGAAACTGATTTTTTTAAAAATTCCGGAACGGAAGCTCATAATAATATTCTGCAGCCAAAAGACATTGCAAATACTTTAATTCATGTTTTAAAAACTCCGGACAATATGCTGATTAACGAATTGACAATCCGTCCGTTAAATCCCAAAGCACCTGTTCCGGTAAAATAA
- a CDS encoding carboxymuconolactone decarboxylase family protein: MEKQRFDYSKKTPEAIKGLMEMEKYVAESGLDRTIYELVKYRASQINGCVYCMDMHTKDARAAGETEQRLYVLSGWKEAPFYTERERAALAWTEALTLISENDIPESLYNLVHQHFDEKQLMALTIAIIAINGWNRLSIPFKTPAGSYVPGKWDKK; the protein is encoded by the coding sequence ATGGAAAAGCAAAGATTTGATTATTCTAAAAAAACTCCCGAAGCAATTAAAGGACTTATGGAGATGGAAAAATATGTGGCTGAATCAGGATTAGACAGAACTATATATGAATTGGTGAAATATCGGGCTTCACAAATTAACGGTTGTGTTTATTGTATGGATATGCATACAAAGGATGCACGAGCTGCCGGCGAAACAGAACAACGTTTATACGTTCTTTCTGGATGGAAAGAAGCGCCGTTCTATACCGAACGTGAACGTGCGGCTTTAGCCTGGACCGAAGCGTTGACACTGATTTCTGAAAATGATATACCGGAATCACTGTATAATTTAGTTCATCAACACTTTGACGAAAAACAATTGATGGCACTTACTATAGCAATTATAGCAATTAACGGTTGGAACAGGTTATCTATTCCTTTTAAAACACCCGCTGGTTCCTATGTTCCTGGAAAATGGGATAAAAAGTAA
- a CDS encoding carboxymuconolactone decarboxylase family protein: protein MDNNLFPMATFELTEKKAALTPKNIDAWRNFSKTIFEAGALDEKTKQLIAVAVAHVTQCPYCIRSHTHQALRKGAAQSEIMEAIWVAAEMRAGAAYAHANIAMDEMEKHNQKINRSV, encoded by the coding sequence TTGGATAATAATTTATTCCCAATGGCAACATTTGAGCTTACGGAAAAAAAAGCTGCACTTACTCCGAAGAATATTGATGCATGGCGGAATTTCAGTAAAACTATTTTCGAAGCAGGCGCGTTGGATGAAAAAACGAAACAACTCATTGCAGTAGCTGTTGCTCATGTTACACAATGCCCTTATTGCATTCGTTCTCATACACATCAGGCACTCAGGAAAGGTGCCGCTCAATCTGAAATTATGGAAGCTATATGGGTGGCTGCAGAGATGCGTGCAGGTGCTGCTTATGCTCATGCGAACATAGCAATGGATGAAATGGAAAAACACAATCAAAAAATAAATCGATCTGTTTAA
- a CDS encoding MFS transporter, whose translation MQDEIPLKKSYILSALMMTMMLAAMDTTIVSTVIPQIVMDLGGFKRFSWVFSIYLLSQTVTIPLYGKLADIFGRKKILLTGVTIFLIGSAASAASWNIITLIIFRGIQGLGAGSIMASVNTIAGDIYTVEERAKIQGLLSSIWGISAIIGPALGGALAEYINWRWIFIINLPIGIMSMVFLIVFFKEKLEPRKPEIDFKGSFLILVTIGLFIIYLLEGGQAWPWLSVQSLSLLAAIVVLSLVTLKIENKAKEAILPAWAWKNRTLSFTNLAMIFMGIVMMGPETFLPTFSQVALGLGIIASGFVLASESIGWPTASALSGKLYLKIGFRNTSLIGTVFIIAACLGFLFIPWPQPVYLVVMDQILLGAGFGLLSTPSLVGIQSMVGWDQRGVVTGLNIFCRNLGQSLGAAIFGAVFNNSFEMQMKQAPPEFAERAVNILNAIKGDGITEAKKLFLEKAFSNSTGYIYLVMTFIAVLTFLAIYKVPSKKNS comes from the coding sequence ATGCAAGACGAAATTCCACTGAAAAAAAGTTATATATTGTCAGCCCTTATGATGACAATGATGCTGGCAGCAATGGATACCACCATAGTTTCAACTGTAATTCCACAGATAGTTATGGACCTCGGCGGGTTCAAAAGATTTTCGTGGGTTTTTTCAATTTACTTATTATCACAAACTGTGACCATACCATTGTATGGAAAACTCGCTGATATTTTTGGTCGAAAAAAAATTCTGCTTACCGGAGTTACCATTTTTTTAATTGGCTCAGCAGCAAGTGCAGCTTCATGGAATATAATCACTTTAATCATATTCCGCGGAATACAAGGTCTCGGTGCAGGCAGTATAATGGCTTCAGTAAATACTATCGCTGGAGATATTTATACAGTAGAGGAGCGTGCAAAAATTCAGGGATTACTTTCCAGTATCTGGGGAATCAGCGCTATCATTGGTCCTGCATTGGGCGGTGCATTAGCTGAATATATTAATTGGAGATGGATATTTATTATCAATTTACCTATTGGGATAATGAGCATGGTATTTTTAATCGTCTTCTTTAAAGAAAAACTTGAACCTCGAAAACCGGAAATTGATTTCAAAGGTTCATTTTTGATTTTAGTGACGATCGGGTTGTTTATTATTTATTTACTTGAAGGTGGGCAAGCATGGCCCTGGTTAAGCGTTCAGAGTTTATCTTTGTTAGCAGCTATTGTGGTTCTTTCGTTAGTCACTTTAAAAATTGAAAATAAAGCTAAAGAAGCCATACTGCCAGCTTGGGCGTGGAAGAATCGTACTCTCAGCTTCACAAATCTGGCAATGATATTTATGGGTATTGTTATGATGGGACCCGAAACCTTTTTACCAACATTTTCACAAGTGGCTCTTGGTCTGGGAATTATTGCTTCTGGTTTTGTTCTGGCGAGTGAAAGTATCGGTTGGCCTACTGCTTCAGCATTATCAGGAAAGTTATATTTAAAAATCGGTTTTAGAAACACCTCATTAATTGGTACTGTTTTTATTATTGCTGCCTGTTTAGGATTTTTATTCATTCCCTGGCCTCAGCCAGTTTATCTTGTAGTTATGGATCAGATATTGCTTGGTGCAGGGTTTGGGCTATTGAGTACACCTTCACTGGTTGGTATTCAATCAATGGTTGGATGGGACCAGCGCGGTGTTGTAACAGGATTAAATATTTTTTGCAGAAATCTAGGTCAAAGTTTAGGAGCGGCTATATTCGGTGCAGTTTTCAATAATTCTTTTGAGATGCAGATGAAACAGGCTCCACCTGAATTTGCAGAACGTGCAGTAAATATTTTAAATGCGATAAAAGGTGATGGAATTACCGAAGCTAAGAAATTATTCTTGGAAAAAGCATTCAGCAATTCTACCGGATATATTTACTTAGTGATGACTTTTATAGCAGTATTAACATTTCTGGCGATTTATAAAGTACCATCAAAAAAGAATAGCTGA
- a CDS encoding isocitrate lyase/phosphoenolpyruvate mutase family protein: MNSNKNIQSDKEKLFHQLHHNNKLLILPNIWDPLGAALLENTGYPAVATSSSAMSLSNGFRDGEKLPFVELLNILKRITSCVKIPVSADVETAYAANNLILKENIKKLIDTGISGINFEDSHHDEAGMISVKEQCDKITIIKKTSEEAGSLLFINARIDVYIKSRHLSAEQKLEESLQRGRAYKDSGADGIYPIFLKDKKQIEIIVKEIGLPVNVMMTQGAPDFEILKNIGVARVSLASGFLRSAVYTMKNIAEKLLREEGMTEIISNMVLSDYLNSLITDKNSW, translated from the coding sequence ATGAATTCTAACAAAAATATACAATCAGATAAAGAAAAACTTTTTCATCAGCTTCATCATAATAACAAATTACTCATACTACCAAATATTTGGGATCCTTTAGGTGCAGCTCTGTTAGAAAATACTGGTTATCCTGCTGTGGCAACTTCAAGTTCAGCAATGTCTTTGAGTAATGGCTTTCGTGATGGTGAAAAACTTCCGTTTGTTGAATTGTTAAATATTTTGAAAAGAATAACATCGTGCGTAAAAATACCTGTATCGGCAGATGTTGAAACTGCCTATGCTGCAAACAATTTAATTTTGAAAGAAAACATAAAAAAACTGATTGATACAGGCATCTCCGGAATCAACTTTGAAGACAGTCATCATGATGAAGCAGGAATGATTTCTGTAAAGGAACAATGTGATAAAATTACAATTATTAAAAAAACATCTGAAGAGGCGGGATCACTTCTATTCATTAATGCAAGAATTGATGTATATATTAAAAGCAGACATTTAAGTGCTGAACAAAAACTGGAAGAATCACTTCAAAGAGGCAGAGCATATAAAGATTCTGGTGCTGATGGCATATATCCTATCTTTTTGAAAGACAAAAAACAAATTGAGATCATTGTTAAAGAAATTGGACTGCCGGTAAATGTTATGATGACTCAAGGTGCACCTGATTTTGAAATATTGAAAAATATCGGAGTGGCAAGAGTCAGCCTGGCTTCAGGATTTCTGAGAAGTGCAGTTTATACAATGAAAAATATTGCCGAGAAATTATTGAGAGAAGAAGGAATGACAGAGATAATTTCTAATATGGTTTTATCAGATTATTTGAACAGTTTAATTACAGATAAGAATAGTTGGTAA
- a CDS encoding nucleoside deaminase: protein MKTDNYYMDQCEKIGKAASLKGNPAVGALILKDDEIISEAEEASKNKNDITCHAEIEAIRIAVRKLKSADLSGCTMFSTHEPCIMCSYVIRFHKIKKVVFQHAVNYLGGFSSSMPLLISEEVPAHWSKPPVIVQFSKENE from the coding sequence ATGAAAACTGATAATTATTATATGGATCAATGCGAAAAGATAGGTAAAGCTGCTTCATTAAAAGGAAATCCTGCTGTTGGCGCTTTAATATTAAAAGATGATGAAATAATTTCTGAAGCTGAAGAAGCAAGTAAAAATAAAAATGATATCACTTGTCATGCGGAAATCGAGGCAATACGGATTGCGGTAAGAAAATTAAAATCAGCTGATCTTTCCGGCTGCACAATGTTTTCTACTCACGAACCTTGTATTATGTGTTCTTACGTTATCCGATTTCACAAAATAAAAAAAGTGGTATTTCAACATGCCGTAAATTATCTGGGAGGATTTTCTTCTTCGATGCCACTACTGATTTCAGAAGAAGTACCGGCTCATTGGAGTAAGCCACCAGTTATTGTTCAGTTCAGTAAAGAAAACGAGTGA
- a CDS encoding cupin domain-containing protein, producing MEKLTRPKLSERKLRDNLLSFAIDKENKKLKKESFWLKGDRNSVTLQKNPNLRVVLTSLKKGAALKEHKVAGPITLFVLSGKLKFTVEKKEVKLKKNEMIVLEKAIQHDVEALEDTTFILTLITPKY from the coding sequence ATGGAAAAACTTACCAGACCAAAGTTGAGTGAAAGAAAACTCAGGGACAATTTATTATCATTTGCAATAGACAAAGAGAACAAAAAATTAAAAAAAGAAAGTTTCTGGTTGAAAGGAGATCGTAATTCAGTTACGTTGCAAAAAAATCCAAACCTTCGTGTTGTGTTGACATCATTAAAAAAAGGTGCTGCATTAAAAGAACACAAAGTTGCAGGTCCGATAACTTTATTTGTTCTCTCAGGCAAATTAAAATTTACTGTTGAGAAAAAAGAAGTAAAGTTGAAGAAAAATGAAATGATTGTGTTAGAGAAAGCAATTCAGCATGATGTTGAAGCTTTAGAAGATACAACATTCATTCTGACACTTATTACTCCGAAATATTAA